A genome region from Candidatus Thermokryptus mobilis includes the following:
- a CDS encoding adenosine-specific kinase: MELKIVKIEKPDNINFILGQSHFIKTVEDLYEAIVTTQPHMKFGIAFCESSGPALVRWAGNDEAMIELAKKNALNLSAGHSFVIFMDNGYPINILNAIKMVPEVCRIFCATANPVEVIIAETEQGRGILGVIDGVKTKGIEGEEDIQKRKEFLRKIGYKF, from the coding sequence ATGGAGTTAAAAATTGTAAAAATTGAGAAGCCAGACAACATCAATTTCATCCTTGGGCAGTCACATTTCATAAAAACGGTTGAGGATTTGTATGAAGCGATAGTAACAACTCAACCGCATATGAAATTCGGTATAGCGTTTTGCGAGTCCTCAGGTCCAGCGCTTGTGAGATGGGCTGGAAATGATGAAGCGATGATTGAACTTGCGAAAAAAAATGCCTTAAATCTCTCCGCAGGTCATTCATTTGTAATTTTCATGGATAATGGTTATCCGATCAACATACTTAATGCGATAAAAATGGTCCCAGAGGTTTGCAGAATCTTTTGTGCGACGGCTAACCCGGTTGAGGTTATAATTGCGGAAACAGAGCAAGGTCGCGGAATACTCGGTGTAATAGATGGAGTTAAGACAAAAGGAATAGAAGGAGAGGAGGATATACAGAAGCGAAAGGAATTTTTGAGAAAAATTGGATACAAGTTTTGA
- the radC gene encoding RadC family protein — protein MDDKKVSYELDSEYRVRVKDLPPETRPREKFIKYGPQAVSNAELLAILIGSGTRKISAIDLANKILADAGGLRELARKGLGDLRKYKGIGLKKAVTVAAAFELSRRIQSEPFSQRHQITSPEDIVRIFAPRLSDLNREILIVVLLNTANRIIRDVIISEGNLNSSVIHPREVFKPAIDELSASVILVHNHPSGNPEPSRADIEVTKQIYQAGEIIGIKLLDHVIIAGDRYTSMAQLGLLK, from the coding sequence ATGGACGATAAAAAAGTAAGTTATGAGTTGGATTCGGAGTATAGGGTTAGGGTTAAAGACCTTCCGCCTGAGACGAGACCGAGGGAGAAATTTATAAAGTATGGACCACAAGCGGTCTCAAATGCTGAGCTTCTTGCTATTTTGATCGGTTCAGGGACTAGAAAGATTTCCGCCATTGACCTTGCGAATAAAATTCTGGCTGATGCTGGTGGGTTAAGAGAACTGGCTCGTAAAGGGCTTGGTGACCTTAGGAAATACAAAGGTATAGGATTAAAAAAAGCGGTGACAGTAGCTGCTGCATTTGAGCTATCACGAAGGATTCAATCTGAACCTTTTTCACAACGCCATCAGATCACCAGCCCTGAAGACATCGTAAGGATATTTGCACCGCGACTTTCTGATTTAAATAGAGAGATTTTGATAGTCGTCCTACTTAACACTGCTAATCGCATCATAAGGGATGTTATTATTTCCGAGGGGAATTTGAACTCAAGTGTAATTCATCCCCGTGAGGTATTTAAGCCGGCGATTGATGAGCTCAGTGCAAGTGTTATTCTCGTTCATAATCATCCAAGTGGAAATCCCGAGCCAAGTCGTGCGGATATTGAAGTGACAAAGCAGATTTACCAAGCTGGCGAGATAATAGGCATAAAGCTTCTTGATCATGTCATAATAGCTGGGGACAGATACACGAGCATGGCGCAACTTGGGCTTTTAAAATAA